A region of the Drosophila subobscura isolate 14011-0131.10 chromosome J, UCBerk_Dsub_1.0, whole genome shotgun sequence genome:
CTGGTTTACTTTCATTTATgccccagccactgccacagtcactgccactgccactgccacagccactgcatCTGTCTCTGCTTTGGGATTAttgttccttccttccttcctctgcaatggaaatgggactggggctgggactggggctggggcttcCTCCTCtgtttgtacataaatattttgtcgatttcgatttcaacAAGTTCAGCATAAATTTGAGCACAAAAGCCGCAATTTGTTTTCAACTGTGCCCCTGCCACATCGGACGGGGGACAAGGGACACGAACACTCTGTACAACGTTCCACaatgttgctgcctgccacaaacCAAAGAACTTAATCAGGGCCTGTTTTTGGCAGCGAGCGACTCTGAGGTCGGGCTCTCCTCTGGCCTGACGAGGCAGAGGGGTCAAGGAACCGGGTTAGGCTGCGGCTGATGACCAGTTTGGGCTGGGATGCCTTTCGGGATGTGGTTGCGCTGTGGTTTATGCTGCTattaagtttaattgaaaCCAAAACTCACATTGCAGTTATGAGAGGAGTTGGGGTAGGACAGGGTCCGGTGCGGGATGGAAACAGGAGGAAAACCTCAAAATAGtggcacaaatatttgactttattttgaatttcgAAATCCAGGATTGATGCTGCACAGCCTCACAGCCGCCCCGCTCAGTAGTAGAAGCCGGAGGAGTAGTACTGGGGCCGAGTGTAGCCGTAGACGGCAGCGGGGACCACGACGTGGTGGCTGCGGgccacgggcacgggcacagcaATGTGGGGAGTGAGAATCTCGTTGCGTTGCTGCTCGTCGTGGAGGCGCTTCAGGTGGAGGGCCTTGGCGGCGGCCACTTCGGGAGTGTCGCCCACGGGCTGGGGGAGTTCGTGGGCTTCGGGATGAGCACGCCCAGTGCCAGCCGCAGGGTGATGCTCGGCCACATGGCCAGCTGGATGCTCCACAGGATGATGCTCCACGGGATGGTGCTCCTCGGGATGGTGAACTGCCTCGGGATGGCCCACAGCAGGATGAGCACTGCGGCCAGTGCCCACGTGGGAGGAGGGATGCTCAGCGATGTGTCCAGCAGGATGCTCCACGGCATGGGGATGCTTCACGGCAGGATGCTCCACGGGATGATGGACAGCCACGGGATGTGGCCCGATGCCATGCGCGGCACTCCTCCCGGTCACCAGCTCTCGGGGAACGACTGCCTTGGGCAGattggtggctgccacatggaAGCCCTGGGCATCGGCCAAGTAGTCGACGGTCTGCAGCTTGCCTGCCGCATCCCTGTAGCTGTAGGTGCCCCGCGTGGTGCCGTCCAGGGTGCGGGTCTCCTGCTTGGAGGACAGTGGCTCGGCATAGCCGTACGAGTACTGGCCAAGGGCATCCTGCGAGAtgtactgctgctgcgtgggcGTAAACACAGCCGATCCCCCGGCGGAGTAGACGAACGGATAGGAGGCCGCGTACAGCGCCAGGCCATGGGCCATGCCCAGGCAACCCAACAGGAGGAGTGGATACTTCATGCTCTCAGTTCTCGCTGTTCCCTGTGTTCCGTTTGATGCTGCAACTCTTTGAGTTCTGCTGCTTGTGGGCTGCTCGCGGGATCCTTTTATACACCCCGAGATGGCAGGTTCTAGTTCTGGTTTTGGGTTCTAGATGGGTGCCCTCTCCTCCGCCCCCTGCCTGTCCCCTGCCTGTGCTGTCCGATTGAATGGAAGGCAAACGAGGCGATCGCTGGCTGTCGTGTGTCCACTTGTGTCGTTAACGGACAACGGCCACAGGCAGGCATCAGGCagccccattcccattcccattcccattcctgtGACTACTCTACAGGCGTCATGTCCATTTGGTTTAATTGTGGAGTGGATATCTGCCATCTCGCCATCTTCCCCATCTGCATTtgtggctcctcctgctgctgctgctgctgctgctgctgttattccAGAGCCTTGACTTGCCGCTCATCAAGGCCaaagagtgcagcagcagcaacccatGCGATCTTCAGCCCAAGTAATTGAtatgcagttgctgttgttgctgttgcctcctGCCTTGCCCCATTGTGCCCCATCTGCTGCCTCTTTTAGGTGCATGTACCCGCAACTCGCAACTCGCACATTATGGACGGTAAcggcagactgcagactgcggACTGCGGCAGGCACCCAACGGCATCTCAAGGTGAGTGAAGGCCAAGGGCCACATTTGGCCCCAACGCTGCTGCGTGCTGGACTCTGGCTTGACTCTGCTGGTATCTCGTATATCTGCAGCTGTATCTGCTCTGCTTTAAGCTGGGgcatgggcttgggcttgggtttatttttagccgcTGCTTTATCGAtgcaggcagaggcaaggGCTCCCTGCCTGATTAGGAGGCGGAGTATTGGCCTTGACTGCTGCCTGATAAGTGCATTTTAATGTTAGCCCCTGccccgagtgtgtgtgtgtgtgtgtgttggcacTCTGTTTCAATCaaagtaaagcaaagcaaagcaaagcaaagcaaagccagagCTTAATGATCTTGTTAGTTCTGGGACAGCAAAGTGTGGATGCGGCTGTGGATTCTGTCTGTTTTGATCTGGTTTACTTAGTGCACTTCCAGTGGAAATGCagataaaaatatacacatagGTGCAGACTGATTTGTGAACCATTATCCGAGTCTTGTTTCTCTCTTTGGGCTAATTAGAGCTGTAGTAAAAGATAGGACCAGGTGGCCAGAGTTGTGTCGATATTTATTGGCCTTTGTTTTGGCTCGTTTGATGCCCTTACGGAGTGTCTCACGAGTATTTGGATGCACTATGGCCGAAAGAAAGACAGAGTGTGGAAGAGAGGGGTGAGAGAGGAtagaagagcgagagagaaagagagggagagagataaaaCTGTAAAATAATGCCCAAGCGCCACACACAAGAAGCGAGCTGTTAAAGCTCTGTTCTATGTTAAGAATTATGTTATGTTACATCAAATGTTAGTTGAATGTTAGACACAAATTTACGTCCGCTTAGCTGCTACTTATGAGAAGAAGTGCGAAGAAAGCCGCTGTTTGCATGTTGTTCCaatgtaaatgaaatgttAAGTACATGttatgtttttattgtatGGCTGAActacagtaagcacacatattattcgtacaccaccatcaccctagtttgaacacctataacttggcgtacggtcaacgtaaagaggaaaagttaattttgtatcaaagatcaacatatctactatatgtttatgaaaaaagtttccaattttcttctatggtatccttataaaaattaacttaagcaaaaaataccttttttttcgcacataaattattcgtacagccgcccgattccttaagtaaaattaaaatattaaaggtaaaatgaacaatgaaaatttttgtttgctatatttagccttaatgataactaaaagccctagaaacaatTTTTCCCCCAAGTTATTgatgccccatgaattaatagtgaccccctccacaagcagtaccggttgcaataaCTCCCTCGATGTAATTTTGGGCTTCCGTATccttttttttcaaatatttttacacaggCTTCATGGAACTCAAGTTAactaaccgtagtgaaagtttcagctagttgcagtttaaaatgagccagattttatccaaaaaagattaaattttgtgtaattttttgggatgggtcaagtttaacttcgaattatgaccaaacggaatgacacatggatgccaattgtcactcaaaataaagtttaatacaccctttatcatatttccattaaacaaGACCATTCGTAAAGCTccagttaaaaaacaacacaggtgaaacaCTAGGCACCCTCCGAAATGCCATACAGCAGAGACCACCATTTTCTCATCATGGGCTAAATGAACTTTCGCAAGGCCAACCAATCAAAAATCTGTCTTAGATGGACTCTCTagtcattctcattctctagAAATGAATCTGGCCATGGGTTTCTTCAAAAGTCTTccggaaaattaatttaacatatCTTGAAAAAAATCGTATTGGTCATTGGAGGGTGCCTATtgtttcacctgtgttgttttCTTAACTGGAGTTTTACGAATGGTCTTGTTGAATGGAAATATGATAAAGGgtgtattaaactttattttgagtgacaattggcatccatgtgtcattccgtttggtcataattcgaagttaaacttgacccatcccaaaaaattacacaaaatttaatcttttttggataaaatctggctcattttaaactgcaactagctgaaactttcactacggttagtTAACTTGAGTTCCATGAAGcctgtgtaaaaatatttgaaaaaaaaggATACGGAAGCCCAAAATTACATCGAGGGAGttattgcaaccggtactgcttgtggagggggtcactattaattcatggggcatcAATAACTTGGGGAAAAattgtttctagggcttttagttatcattaaggctaaatatagcaaacaaaaattttcattgttcattttacctttaatattttaattttacttaaggaatcgggcggctgtacgaataatttatgtgcgaaaaaaaaaggtattttttgcttaagttaatttttataaggataccatagaagaaaattagaaacttttttcataaacatatagtagatatgttgatctttgatacaaaattaacttttcctctttacgttgaccgtacgccaagttataggtgttcaaactagggtgatggtggtgtacgaataatatgtgtgcttactgtacGTCTATTCCTCTTCCAAGAGTACCCAAACTTCGGACTTGTTAGATAACCTTCttcttgtattttgttttgcttttggccagacCTAGGCCCATGACTTCATCCACGTAGCAAACCAAATAATTCTGACAGACACTAGCCATAAATCATTGTcaaagttgttgttttgttccCTCCAATGCTATTTAGGGTTTGCTTTGGGCTGTGATTTTATTGTGTGCCAAAGCAATTTCCTTATGATTTCCTCCAGGTGACTTTTTACTTTCTCTTGGCACTAGCATTTTTCCACCTTTCACCCACACACTTCGGAGGCTCTTTGTCAAGTTCAAAGAACTCTTAATCACTTGTGAGGCTCACAGCAAGTCATTTGCATAGTTAAACATTGCCATGAGCTCACTAGTTAGAGCAGCTACCAAACACACCCACTAACTTCTCATACCCTCCCTTCCCCTCATTACTCTCTCACTTGTTGTGCGTGTTTGCTGTTGTCGAACAATTTCACGCATTCCGCTCTACGCTTTGTTTTGGCGCTGCGGACAGACACATAAAAATCGGCTGTAAAACCTCCAGCTCAGCCCCCTAGCCCCTAGCCCcacccccagcagcagcactgacATTTCCCTGGCGAGCTTTAAGCTCTAGtaccctctctctcccaccctCCTATTCGTATGTTTTGCactcaaaacaaacaacagttCGAGTCCGAGCGAGTCCGAGTCCCagtccgattccgattccgagtGAAACTTGTTGGTCTGATAAGACGTCACCTTTTTGGCTATACTTTTTCTCCGAGTTTCTTTGCGTttgtttccttctcttttgtgtttttattttgataaatgGCTTTGTCGTGTGGCTGTCTTTTGCTGTTAGTTTTTGTGTATAAACTGCCAGAAATGAAGTCATCGCTGGGTATACCAAAAGTATTCCCACAAAATAATTTCGCTTGTGAATCTAAGATTATATTCAGAtctaatctctctctctttagctcTCTATCAATGGGGTTTACTTTCTGTCGATGCAGCTCtctgttggtttgttttgtggaTTCTTTGGAGGATGTGCTCATCGTTGGGCATTTGTTTTCCCACTCAAACTCAAAGCTCTCTGCAGTCCGGAACATCACTCATACGCCGAATGGGCTTTGGCCTTTGGCTGCGCATTTGTCCAAACAGTTGAGTCTCGACATCGACAGCATTCGCGCGCGCCCTCCCAAAAGTAGCTCGAGAAACGTGCAAGGAACATCCAAGATTTTCTGGCAAATTATACGGAAATTTTCGCCAAATctatttgaattgaaatgtaagtaggaaaagtgtgaaaaatcCCCGGGGGAAAGTGCTGTTTATTCTGCCATTGTTTGGATTTTTCATCTGGATGTGCGCGGAGGCTGTGCAGGTTTTCAAGAGCACTCGGTGACCCACTTCCCGTAACCCATTTGAATGGGGTTTATGGCTCCCGCGCACCCATTTCGCAGTTCCGATTTCCTGGATACGCATTGTTCTGAGGCATCGTTCTTTCCCCCCTGCCTCTCGCACTCGTGTCCTTCggtatgtatgcgtgtgtcaTCCGACATCCCTGCCCCCATCCTCCGCCCTGCGCTTGCGCGCTCCTCACATCACCAAGTGATGTCATCTGGGGGAATGTATGGCGAAGTGATGTATGCGGGACCAGAGACCAAAGCATAAGCCCCCTCCTAACTCAACGACTTCTCTATTGCGTTGCGTGTTTATCAGAATTCCCCTTCGCTTCCTGTTCTGGGGGCACCCAAAAAGtatgattttaatttatgcattcaGTTCGAGGCGCTAAAACATAGCAAAAGtgccaaacaaaacgaaatacaTACTcgcatgtatttatgtatgtatttatgtacgagaGTGTGGTGCTGCATTTCATAAAGTTCCCTCCTCCCAGCTATAAATAAAGCACCAGCAAGATGACCTAAATATTCCCTCCAGTGTTTGTGgttttccatccatccatctcgGGGTGCACTTGAGGTAGGTTTTTTTGCCTACCCCCGGAAGTCCATCTAACCCAGCCATAACTCGTACATACTTATGAATATATTCCCAattaacttttgccattttggttaaaagctaattaaaatgttgaaaacgaatgctcctccccctccccaaTTGGCGGCAATCGGAAACTTGTTCGTCAGATCAGAAATATTCacagggaatgggaatgggaatggaaaacGAGGGGaaagagaacacaaaaaaagaagcaaattATTTATGGTCTGGCAGTCAGAGCGgattatttttgatttagaCCATCCACGCCGGCCAGGGGGATGTTCTGGGAGGGGTACAAATACACTTTTGACTTGGAGCACAACTTGGAAAGAGTATTCAGCCACAGAGGGATTCCCGAATCAGCCTCTACTCATATTCCCctagttcaaaattttctcaattatttgttgatactttaattaaatgaactTTTCCTTGGCATGGCATTCGGAATCATCTTTTTCCTGCAGATCTGTCTCTCCGAGAGCATTCCCACTTCGTTTAGCTTCCCTCAACACTCAAACCGCTCCATGCATATTCCCATCTTCATTTCGCCGTGCTGTAGTTTGTCAACTTTCCTTGTCTCTCGCTATTTATGGCTTCCAATTACAAGTCAGGGGCGGAGTAAAGGGTTTCCACTAGtcttctctggctctgccagGGGACGTGTTTGGTAATTTGTTTCAGCAACAGATCCCCAGTGGAGTTCAAGTTCaatggcacagcacagcggGTCTCGGGCCTAAGAAGATGATTAATGAGGGAATTATGATGCATGAAATGCTCTCGATTGACCATCGCGATTGAACAGTGGATTAAGTCCATACCCATATGAGAGTATGAGCCCCACCCCAGCAGAGCCCCCACATTAGAGGCTGGTCCCATTTGCCAGAGTAAACGTAATCGACATACGAAACGAGCTGCGTAATGAGGCGATGACATAAGCGAACGACTAGCAGCACTCGCGGTACTCTACGAGTCGATTAGCTTTCACTTGCGGGTAGAACTCATTGTTGGGTTTGGGGCGGGGTCTCTAGCCAGATGGCATTTGACATGCTCGACGGACTGCATCAAGGTCTCCCGTTGGCCAAGGTCAAGTCTGGCCAGTGGGgtggctgccagtgccagtgccagtgcccagcCCTGACCTTCAGCGTCCTGCATTCTGCATTCCACTCCTCAGTTCTGGTGTTCCTTTTGTTGCCATCTGTCCCAGGCACAAGCCATGCAATCATATCTCACCCAGGTCCAACcataaaacagcagcaggagagggagatggagccCAAAACTGGTTGAGGCCGCATCTTATCGCTGCCTTAAATGGCTGCCCCAAACAGCTCCCAGATCTCCTGGGGCCtccctggctgtggctgtggctgtggctctggctctttaAGTGGCGCGTAATTAATGACCCAGCCAATAAATGCTCACGTTTTATTTACTGTTTATGGGAGGATTTGCGGATCGGAACAGACAGACTCCCATATCGATTCGCGTTGGGTAGCCGCCTGTAGACATGACGACAATTTATGCTACAAGCAATTTTAAAACTAAGTTATCAGCGCGATTTATGCGTAATGCGTAATGGTTAACATGCAGGGAACTGCAGGGAGGGGCTCTGACTGATCTTCGGCATCCCAGAGAGTCTCAATGTTaaagccaaaccaaaacaaactcCCATTAGATCATAGAAAACCTGTCTCTTGTGTGTCCAACAGAACCTTGAGCATGGATTCTGCCGCTACGCGCTGTGCCGATCCCCTGGGGCTGTTTGTGATCGTTATTTGAGCTTCGCATGGAGACGATAATTAGCCAGGCAATACAAATACTTAGATGACGTCATTTGGGGGGTTTGCAGCTCTCCCGAGATCGGTATTCAGTTAAGGTTCTCTCTCGGCAGAACAGCTGAGGCAAAAGCTTTGGGCGTTATCTTTTAATCGGAACGGCAGATAAGCTCAGTGTTGAAATCAAGCGAATGGATAGGCACTCGTAGAATAGCAGAACTCCTCGACCCACCGCAATGTTGGTCAGTGTTGTGGCCCACAGGTGAGGCACTGCGTAGTAGAAGATTCCATTGCGTGTGGacagaaataattaaatcatGCATTACCCATTAATCAATCTATTCCCACCCGTATCCCCCACAGAGCCAGCATGtctgaggcagcagcaaatggtAGCAGCCCCTCGCCCGCTCCCGAGACACCCGTGGCGGAGTTGGCCCAACTGGCACTCGAGGAGGAGGCACCCAAAGTGTCGTTCTCGGATCAGTTCAAGGCCTTCTCCAAGTTCGGGGACACCAAGTCGGATGGGAAGCTGATTACGCTCTCGCAGAGCGACAAGTGGATGAAGCAGGCGAAGGTGATCGACAAGAAGATCACCACCACGGACACGGGCATCCACTTCAAGAAGTTCAAGGCCCTGAAGATCTCTCTCACGGATTACAACAAATTCCTCGACGATCTCGCGAAGACGCGCAAGGTGGAGCTGACGGAGATCAAGCAGAAGATGGCTGGCTGCGGGGCTCCGGGTGTGGCACAGGTTTCGGTGAGTCTTAAGCACTTTTTGCCTTCCTTTTCTCCCTCTAATGTTCCCCTCTTCCGTGTAGGCTGGCAAGGCGGCGGCTGCCGTGGATCGGCTGACGGACACCAGCAAGTACACGGGCTCCCACAAGGAGCGCTTCGATGCCAccggcaagggcaagggcattGCCGGCAGACGCAATGTGGTCGATGGCTCTGGTTATGTGAGTGGCTATCAGCACAAGGACACCTACGATGGAGCCCACTAAGGGACACACCCACCAATCCCTTGAACCCTTCCCCCCCCTCCCGTCATTGTCCCTAGTTTATCCCCTCAACTTTTAATTCCTAATTCCTAATGGTAGCTGCAATTATTTATCGTTTATCCCtttttgtatataatataAGTTGTGATAATTTAAGTgcttacaaattaaaataaaaactgaaatattCTCGGCTTACTTTTGAGTTCTTTTGATTCTAATTTTACCCTTTCCCTTCCCCTCTAAAAGCGGCCCAAAAAGAGTTCAAAGCGAGTTGAATGTCCAACCGAAAACCGAATTACATTTATATCTTAGAGATCCAACGATCCACAGATCTACAGATCCACAGAATCATATATCTTCATATTTCTAGACTTAAGATTTGTAATATGAAACTTTGTGAGCGAAATTCGAGAGTTATACCAAAGATAAACCCATACACACCGACATATTGGAGTGGATATGCGAGTATGTTCTGGTTTTTCGTAAGATTTTTGCttgaataaatacaaataaaatttacCATAGAGCACCAATACCTTTCCTTTGGTGGATCCCATCTAGAGAGTGCTCTAATTCCGACTGCAATTAAGCGAAGAGCTCATTGATTTATCATTGATGGAGGCAAAGCCGACACGACACCTAGGAATATCAGTGTGAAGCAGACTGATCGCTAGAGCGAATCTTTGGCTGGATGGTGGGGGAAATCGATACGGGTACGATCTGTCTGGGTTTGCATAATCTGCTAACCCAGAGCCAGCGG
Encoded here:
- the LOC117894811 gene encoding tubulin polymerization-promoting protein homolog isoform X1 is translated as MLVSVVAHRASMSEAAANGSSPSPAPETPVAELAQLALEEEAPKVSFSDQFKAFSKFGDTKSDGKLITLSQSDKWMKQAKVIDKKITTTDTGIHFKKFKALKISLTDYNKFLDDLAKTRKVELTEIKQKMAGCGAPGVAQVSAGKAAAAVDRLTDTSKYTGSHKERFDATGKGKGIAGRRNVVDGSGYVSGYQHKDTYDGAH
- the LOC117894808 gene encoding uncharacterized protein LOC117894808; its protein translation is MKYPLLLLGCLGMAHGLALYAASYPFVYSAGGSAVFTPTQQQYISQDALGQYSYGYAEPLSSKQETRTLDGTTRGTYSYRDAAGKLQTVDYLADAQGFHVAATNLPKAVVPRELVTGRSAAHGIGPHPVAVHHPVEHPAVKHPHAVEHPAGHIAEHPSSHVGTGRSAHPAVGHPEAVHHPEEHHPVEHHPVEHPAGHVAEHHPAAGTGRAHPEAHELPQPVGDTPEVAAAKALHLKRLHDEQQRNEILTPHIAVPVPVARSHHVVVPAAVYGYTRPQYYSSGFYY
- the LOC117894811 gene encoding tubulin polymerization-promoting protein homolog isoform X2 — protein: MSEAAANGSSPSPAPETPVAELAQLALEEEAPKVSFSDQFKAFSKFGDTKSDGKLITLSQSDKWMKQAKVIDKKITTTDTGIHFKKFKALKISLTDYNKFLDDLAKTRKVELTEIKQKMAGCGAPGVAQVSAGKAAAAVDRLTDTSKYTGSHKERFDATGKGKGIAGRRNVVDGSGYVSGYQHKDTYDGAH